A single Campylobacter concisus DNA region contains:
- the waaA gene encoding lipid IV(A) 3-deoxy-D-manno-octulosonic acid transferase: MIIIYYFLASILYLFGAIFLFFLSFKKKYHKSIPARFFLFNNPKFQDTDVHFHACSFGEVQALKPLMQKFDSKAISVVTNTGFEAASKICSNTRFLPFEIFLPFWLKKSKILVIFEAELWLMLVFMAKLKGSRVILINARISDRSYKSYLKFGFFYRYLFKFIDKIYAQSELDKEHLKSLGAGKIEVIGNIKAAFLPSVSKIYEKPKARVIVLASTHVGEEELILQNLNLKENDLLIIAPRHPERFAEVEKIAGDYAKKHDFSFAKFSQTYKFEAKVNLLDTLGELVNVYAISDIVVLGGSFVPNIGGHNPIECAQFNPVIISGEFIFNQKALFSLVENIHIAKASEIGSIIDSGAKKSKIAVQASADAIIEDIRSTL, encoded by the coding sequence GTGATAATAATATATTACTTTCTAGCCTCAATACTCTATCTATTTGGGGCTATCTTTTTATTTTTTTTAAGTTTTAAAAAAAAGTATCATAAGTCGATTCCAGCACGTTTTTTCCTCTTTAATAATCCTAAATTTCAAGATACAGATGTACATTTTCATGCTTGTTCATTTGGCGAGGTGCAAGCACTCAAACCTTTGATGCAAAAATTTGATAGTAAAGCTATAAGTGTGGTGACAAATACGGGCTTTGAAGCGGCAAGTAAAATTTGCTCTAACACGAGATTTTTGCCATTTGAAATTTTTTTGCCATTTTGGCTAAAAAAGAGCAAAATTTTAGTTATTTTTGAGGCTGAGCTTTGGCTTATGCTGGTTTTCATGGCGAAGCTAAAAGGCAGTCGCGTGATCCTTATAAACGCTAGAATTTCAGATAGAAGCTACAAAAGCTACTTGAAATTTGGCTTTTTTTACAGATATCTTTTTAAATTTATAGATAAAATTTACGCTCAAAGTGAGCTTGATAAAGAGCACCTAAAGTCACTTGGAGCAGGCAAAATAGAGGTCATTGGCAACATAAAAGCTGCATTTTTGCCAAGCGTGAGTAAAATTTATGAAAAGCCAAAAGCTAGAGTGATCGTATTAGCAAGTACGCATGTTGGCGAAGAAGAGTTGATTTTGCAAAATTTAAATTTAAAAGAAAACGATCTTTTAATCATCGCGCCACGCCACCCTGAGAGATTTGCAGAGGTTGAGAAGATAGCAGGCGACTACGCTAAAAAGCATGATTTTAGCTTTGCGAAATTTAGTCAAACATATAAATTTGAAGCTAAAGTAAATTTGCTTGATACTTTAGGTGAGCTTGTAAATGTCTATGCTATTAGCGATATAGTAGTGCTTGGAGGCAGTTTTGTGCCAAATATCGGCGGGCATAATCCAATCGAGTGCGCACAGTTTAACCCAGTAATAATCAGCGGTGAGTTTATATTTAATCAAAAGGCGTTATTTAGCCTAGTTGAAAACATCCACATCGCAAAAGCTAGCGAGATTGGCAGCATAATAGATAGTGGTGCCAAAAAGAGCAAGATCGCCGTGCAAGCAAGCGCTGATGCGATCATAGAAGATATAAGGAGCACTTTATGA
- a CDS encoding zinc ribbon domain-containing protein, translating to MNKYLQQLVELSDLDKQIDGFIPRIQDIEKAYKNIEEECENITVNIERLDEEVNDLKSQKSGTNAHIAEFSAKIKDVAKKSSSAKSEKEIKALSLEEDIAKEQLEAANEEIARLEKLIDSKNSQKDELGAKKAELEENLKNIKSKTSSELENIGKEREEVYAKKDKLIATMNQKILAFYEKIRKWAHNTAVVPVKKQACYGCFMQINDKTFSAVIKGEDIVTCPHCGRILYKQEQ from the coding sequence ATGAATAAATACTTACAACAATTAGTTGAATTATCTGACCTTGATAAACAAATAGATGGCTTTATACCACGCATTCAAGACATAGAAAAGGCTTATAAAAATATAGAAGAAGAGTGCGAAAACATAACGGTTAATATAGAAAGACTAGATGAAGAGGTAAATGACCTAAAATCTCAAAAATCAGGAACAAATGCTCATATAGCCGAGTTTAGTGCTAAGATAAAAGATGTGGCTAAAAAAAGCTCAAGCGCAAAAAGTGAAAAGGAGATAAAAGCTCTAAGTCTTGAAGAAGATATTGCAAAAGAGCAACTTGAGGCTGCAAATGAGGAGATCGCTAGACTTGAGAAGCTAATAGATAGTAAAAATAGTCAAAAAGATGAGCTTGGTGCAAAAAAAGCTGAACTTGAAGAGAATTTAAAAAATATAAAAAGCAAAACTTCATCTGAGCTTGAAAATATCGGGAAAGAACGTGAAGAAGTTTATGCTAAAAAAGACAAGCTTATCGCCACTATGAATCAAAAAATTTTGGCATTTTATGAAAAAATTAGAAAATGGGCTCACAACACAGCCGTTGTTCCTGTAAAAAAACAAGCTTGTTATGGCTGCTTTATGCAGATAAACGATAAAACTTTCTCTGCTGTTATCAAGGGTGAAGATATCGTTACATGTCCGCATTGTGGCAGAATCTTATATAAACAAGAGCAATAA
- a CDS encoding Nif3-like dinuclear metal center hexameric protein, giving the protein MKIAEIYKILDEICPFASQEPWDNSGLQVGSFDSEFERIYLSLDLDSKLLQNVLQNSLIITHHPLIFKGLKSLDYSLYPSSLIREMMIKNILLISLHTNADLAFLNEKFVTQVLGLEISSKEGFLIYADVKMKFSKLCKFVKEKLGLENLRVVHAKDEISKICICTGSGADLIQDVKADVFLTGDLKYHQALYAKENGLNLIDINHYESERCFGDFLAKYLQNLKIEVIIRNSKNPFTYC; this is encoded by the coding sequence ATGAAAATAGCTGAAATTTATAAAATTTTAGATGAAATTTGCCCGTTTGCGAGCCAAGAGCCTTGGGATAATAGTGGCCTTCAAGTTGGCTCATTTGATAGCGAATTTGAGCGAATTTATCTAAGTCTTGATTTAGATAGCAAACTTTTGCAAAATGTCTTGCAAAATTCGCTTATTATCACTCATCATCCTCTCATTTTTAAGGGGCTAAAGAGCTTAGACTACAGCCTTTATCCAAGCTCACTTATAAGAGAGATGATGATAAAAAATATTTTGCTCATCTCGCTTCACACAAATGCTGACCTTGCATTTTTAAATGAAAAATTTGTAACGCAGGTTTTGGGGCTAGAAATTTCAAGCAAAGAGGGTTTTTTGATCTACGCTGATGTGAAGATGAAATTTAGCAAGCTTTGCAAATTTGTAAAAGAAAAACTTGGGCTAGAAAATTTAAGAGTGGTTCATGCAAAAGATGAAATTTCTAAAATTTGTATCTGCACCGGAAGTGGCGCAGATCTCATCCAAGATGTAAAAGCTGACGTCTTTTTAACGGGTGATCTAAAGTATCATCAAGCTCTTTATGCAAAGGAAAATGGGCTAAATTTAATCGATATAAATCACTATGAAAGTGAACGTTGTTTTGGTGATTTTTTAGCAAAATATTTGCAAAATCTGAAAATTGAAGTTATAATACGCAATTCTAAAAATCCATTTACATATTGCTAA
- the glyQ gene encoding glycine--tRNA ligase subunit alpha — MTFSQIILTLQNYWQEQGCVILQPYDMPAGAGTYHQATFLRSLGPKPWATAYVAPSRRPTDGRYGENPNRLGAYYQFQVLIKPSPENIQELYLKSLEKLGLNLKDHDIRFVEDNWESPTLGAWGLGWEVWLDGMEVTQFTYFQQVGGIACELISGEITYGLERLAMYLQDVNSVYDIVWDDRDGNIVTYADVHEQGEYEWSKYNFEVANVDMLFNQFENAFNECKRCLEAKISLPAYDYCMLAAHTFNVLDARGAISVTQRQDYILKIRELAKECALTYKESLE, encoded by the coding sequence ATGACATTTTCACAAATAATATTAACCCTTCAAAACTATTGGCAAGAGCAAGGTTGCGTTATACTTCAGCCATACGATATGCCTGCGGGCGCCGGTACCTATCATCAAGCGACATTTTTAAGAAGCCTTGGACCAAAGCCATGGGCGACTGCATATGTAGCTCCAAGCCGCCGTCCGACTGATGGCAGATACGGCGAAAACCCAAACCGCCTAGGCGCTTATTATCAGTTTCAAGTACTCATAAAGCCAAGTCCAGAAAATATCCAAGAGCTTTATCTAAAAAGCCTTGAAAAACTTGGGTTAAATTTAAAAGATCATGACATCCGCTTTGTCGAGGATAACTGGGAGAGCCCAACGCTGGGTGCTTGGGGGCTAGGCTGGGAGGTCTGGCTAGACGGCATGGAGGTGACGCAGTTTACGTATTTTCAACAAGTGGGTGGCATCGCATGCGAGCTGATCTCTGGTGAGATAACATACGGCCTTGAACGTTTGGCCATGTATCTACAAGATGTAAATAGTGTCTACGACATCGTTTGGGACGACAGGGATGGAAACATCGTAACCTATGCCGACGTTCACGAACAAGGTGAGTACGAGTGGAGTAAATATAACTTTGAAGTAGCAAATGTAGATATGCTTTTTAACCAGTTTGAAAACGCATTTAACGAGTGCAAACGCTGCTTAGAGGCTAAAATTTCGTTGCCAGCGTATGATTACTGCATGCTAGCAGCGCATACTTTTAACGTTCTTGATGCGCGTGGAGCGATTAGTGTAACGCAAAGGCAAGACTACATCCTAAAAATTCGAGAGCTTGCAAAAGAGTGTGCGCTAACTTATAAAGAGAGCCTAGAGTAA
- a CDS encoding AbgT family transporter, with translation MNKKNNSSILSFIENFGNKLPNPTMLFIYLSIITIIISFVLEKMGVGVSYQAIKDGQISQLNANVINLLSADSLRSFVSSVLKNFTNFYPLGVVFAIILGIGIADKSGLLSALMTKIALKSSKIWVTPIVIFLGVMSNVASSVGYVVLIPLGAILFAGFGRHPIAGLAAAFAGVSGGWSANLLIGTNDPMFAAFSMQAASVLNPDYVVLATANWYFMITSTFLIVFVGWFVTDKIVEPRLGKFDFLGDFSLKEHSEISVEQKRGLKFSLIALIVFVILLLVAILPSDSLFGAKGNESFMKSTFMHSIVVFMMLLFIVVGVAYGVGARSIKSSNDAIKFMEQSISELSGFLVLIFFAAQFTYLFNTSNIGLVLSIKGSIFLKEVGLTGLSLIIVFIFLIAFINLFIAVDSAKWAMMAPIFVPMFMNLGLSPELTQAAFRIGDSTTNIITPLMPFFVLIVAFMQKYNKELKIGSVVSIMLPYTVAFLISWTALMSFWYIFDLPLGPGAVIHYVK, from the coding sequence ATGAATAAAAAAAATAATAGTTCAATCTTAAGTTTTATCGAAAATTTTGGTAACAAATTACCAAATCCAACTATGCTTTTTATCTATCTTTCGATTATTACGATAATAATATCGTTTGTATTAGAAAAGATGGGCGTTGGTGTAAGCTATCAGGCTATCAAAGATGGACAAATATCACAGCTTAATGCAAATGTTATAAATTTGCTTTCTGCTGATAGTCTTAGATCTTTTGTTTCGTCTGTGCTTAAAAATTTTACTAATTTTTATCCTTTGGGAGTAGTCTTTGCGATTATTCTAGGTATTGGTATTGCAGACAAGTCTGGACTTTTATCAGCACTTATGACAAAGATTGCCTTAAAATCTTCCAAAATATGGGTAACTCCAATCGTTATTTTCCTTGGCGTAATGTCAAATGTTGCTTCCTCGGTTGGCTATGTCGTGCTAATCCCGCTCGGAGCTATTTTATTTGCTGGATTTGGTCGCCATCCAATTGCTGGATTAGCTGCTGCTTTTGCTGGTGTTAGCGGTGGCTGGTCGGCAAATTTATTAATCGGTACAAATGACCCGATGTTTGCGGCATTTTCTATGCAAGCAGCTAGCGTGTTAAATCCAGATTATGTAGTGTTAGCAACTGCAAATTGGTATTTTATGATCACTTCGACATTTTTGATCGTCTTTGTTGGCTGGTTTGTAACAGATAAAATCGTAGAGCCTAGGCTTGGTAAATTTGATTTTTTGGGTGATTTTAGCCTAAAAGAGCATAGTGAGATAAGTGTAGAGCAAAAACGTGGCTTAAAATTTTCACTAATAGCGTTGATTGTTTTTGTGATTTTACTGCTTGTGGCTATTTTGCCTTCTGACTCTTTATTTGGAGCAAAAGGCAATGAAAGCTTTATGAAGTCTACTTTTATGCATTCTATTGTTGTTTTTATGATGTTGCTTTTTATAGTGGTAGGCGTAGCTTACGGTGTAGGCGCCAGGAGTATAAAAAGCAGTAATGATGCCATAAAATTTATGGAGCAATCTATTTCTGAGCTATCAGGTTTTTTGGTTTTGATATTTTTCGCAGCCCAATTTACATATCTTTTTAATACCTCAAATATTGGGCTAGTGCTTTCTATAAAAGGTTCTATTTTTCTAAAAGAGGTCGGATTAACTGGACTTAGTCTTATCATAGTTTTTATTTTTTTGATCGCTTTTATAAATTTATTTATAGCTGTTGATTCTGCAAAGTGGGCGATGATGGCTCCGATTTTTGTACCAATGTTTATGAATCTTGGACTCTCGCCAGAGCTTACACAGGCTGCTTTTAGAATAGGCGACTCTACTACAAATATCATAACGCCTTTGATGCCGTTTTTTGTTTTGATAGTAGCTTTTATGCAAAAATACAATAAAGAGTTAAAAATCGGATCAGTTGTTTCTATTATGCTTCCTTATACGGTTGCATTTTTAATTTCTTGGACAGCGCTAATGTCGTTTTGGTACATTTTTGATCTACCACTAGGACCTGGTGCAGTTATACACTATGTAAAGTAA
- a CDS encoding GyrI-like domain-containing protein, whose amino-acid sequence MKIINLEDSFEIYGVKTRTKNEDEIGGKGKIPALWSKFMSEYYDGKSEIYSVYCNYESDLNGHYDNFIGTRLSHKSDKILEIKSGKYAVFSFAREPQNIAKFWGEIWKYFESSELKRAYETDFELYSSDEIKIYISILG is encoded by the coding sequence ATGAAGATTATAAATTTAGAGGATAGTTTTGAAATTTACGGAGTAAAAACTCGCACTAAAAATGAAGATGAGATAGGCGGTAAGGGTAAAATTCCAGCTTTATGGTCTAAATTTATGAGCGAATACTATGATGGCAAGAGTGAAATTTATAGCGTTTACTGCAACTATGAAAGCGATCTTAACGGACATTACGATAACTTCATCGGCACAAGATTAAGCCACAAAAGTGATAAAATCTTAGAGATAAAAAGTGGCAAATATGCCGTTTTTAGTTTTGCAAGGGAGCCACAAAACATAGCAAAATTTTGGGGTGAAATTTGGAAATATTTTGAAAGTAGTGAGCTAAAAAGAGCCTATGAAACGGACTTTGAGCTTTACAGCAGCGACGAGATAAAAATTTATATTTCTATTTTGGGTTAG
- a CDS encoding DUF3972 domain-containing protein, with protein MQTYLGVDEFCKLVHLEREVIEDMINRGVLKTKEENGEILIEASEGTMSVVPSVSQNLSLQSQSQDGISFVEKTIGTILNLHEKVLDAKDETLETLRNENKFLKEALISMQELYDEDRKTVETLTKQLKISQDEVEFLKRKYKLMWNQAVENFNGQK; from the coding sequence GTGCAGACCTATCTTGGTGTTGATGAATTTTGCAAACTTGTGCATTTGGAGCGTGAAGTTATCGAAGATATGATAAATCGTGGCGTTTTGAAAACCAAAGAGGAAAATGGAGAAATTTTGATAGAAGCGAGCGAAGGAACGATGAGTGTTGTGCCTAGTGTTTCGCAAAATTTATCTTTGCAGTCGCAAAGCCAAGATGGTATCAGTTTTGTTGAAAAGACGATTGGAACGATATTAAATTTACACGAAAAGGTACTTGACGCAAAGGATGAGACGCTTGAAACCCTAAGAAATGAGAATAAATTTTTAAAAGAGGCGCTTATTTCTATGCAAGAGCTCTATGACGAAGATAGAAAAACGGTCGAGACGCTTACAAAACAGCTTAAAATTTCACAAGATGAAGTTGAATTTCTAAAACGAAAATACAAGCTAATGTGGAACCAAGCGGTTGAAAATTTTAACGGACAAAAGTAG
- the purE gene encoding 5-(carboxyamino)imidazole ribonucleotide mutase translates to MKFVSIIMGSKSDYEIVSEAAKTLEKFGVKYELIISSAHRSPKRTSEYVANAEKKGAKVFIAAAGMAAHLAGAIAANTAKPVIGIPMAGSALSGVDALYSTVQMPSGMPVATLAIGKAGAINAAYLAVQILALEDDSLASALKADREAKIKALEEDSSKVEVIL, encoded by the coding sequence ATGAAATTTGTTTCTATTATAATGGGAAGTAAAAGCGACTATGAGATCGTTAGCGAGGCGGCAAAAACTCTTGAAAAATTTGGCGTAAAATATGAACTGATAATCAGCTCAGCTCACAGAAGTCCAAAAAGAACTAGTGAGTACGTCGCAAATGCTGAGAAAAAGGGTGCAAAAGTCTTTATCGCAGCTGCTGGTATGGCGGCTCACTTGGCTGGAGCGATCGCTGCAAATACTGCAAAACCAGTGATCGGCATACCAATGGCAGGTTCGGCTCTAAGTGGCGTTGATGCACTTTACTCAACTGTGCAAATGCCAAGTGGTATGCCAGTGGCAACCTTAGCTATCGGAAAAGCTGGAGCGATAAATGCAGCCTATTTGGCGGTGCAAATTTTAGCCCTTGAAGATGATAGTCTAGCAAGTGCTCTAAAAGCTGACAGAGAGGCGAAGATAAAGGCTTTAGAGGAAGACTCTTCAAAGGTTGAAGTGATACTGTAA
- a CDS encoding peptidase U32 family protein, whose product MLKRPELLSPAGNLTKLKIALEYGADAVYGSVASFSLRTRSAREFNLETFKEAIDYTHAKGKKFYATINAFPFNSQIEPLKRHLQTISAMKPDAFIIATPGVMSLAKAIAPDIEIHLSTQANVMNVLDAKIYHDMGAKRIVVAREMNLKDVIKIKEEIPTLDIEIFVHGSMCFAYSGRCLVSSVQSGRMSNRGSCANDCRFKYELYAKNEESGVLFRLEEDEHGTHIMNSKDLCLISHIKEIVDSGVIDSLKIEGRTKSEYYAACTARAYKMAIDDAMDDKFDAQIYENEINTLKNRGFTDGYLVHRPYERIDTQNHVSSLEEGTHQVNAISEDGEFFKCKYKIFPGNSYEIVAPTGSVIEDSENEISKVYSQDGKKFIKFKQLITKKGKVMSEIHSGNENEISLGIKLPKFSFLREKI is encoded by the coding sequence GTGCTAAAAAGGCCTGAGCTTTTATCTCCAGCTGGAAATTTAACAAAACTTAAAATCGCCCTTGAGTATGGAGCCGACGCTGTTTATGGATCGGTGGCTAGTTTTTCACTAAGGACTAGATCAGCAAGGGAATTTAACCTTGAAACATTCAAAGAGGCGATAGACTACACACATGCAAAAGGAAAGAAATTTTATGCGACCATAAATGCCTTTCCTTTTAATTCGCAGATCGAGCCACTAAAAAGGCACTTGCAGACTATCTCGGCGATGAAGCCAGATGCCTTTATTATCGCAACTCCAGGAGTCATGAGCCTAGCAAAGGCTATTGCGCCTGATATCGAGATACATCTCTCAACTCAGGCAAATGTCATGAACGTGCTTGATGCAAAAATTTATCATGACATGGGCGCAAAACGTATCGTCGTGGCACGCGAGATGAATTTAAAAGATGTCATAAAGATAAAAGAAGAAATTCCAACTCTTGATATTGAAATCTTTGTACATGGCTCGATGTGCTTTGCTTATTCTGGTAGGTGCTTAGTAAGCTCGGTGCAAAGCGGGCGTATGTCAAATCGCGGCAGCTGTGCCAACGACTGCAGGTTTAAGTATGAACTTTACGCTAAAAACGAAGAGAGTGGCGTGCTTTTCCGCCTAGAGGAAGACGAGCATGGCACTCATATTATGAACTCAAAAGATCTTTGCCTAATATCGCACATCAAAGAGATCGTTGATAGTGGCGTAATAGATAGCCTAAAAATAGAAGGTCGCACAAAGAGCGAGTACTACGCAGCTTGCACAGCAAGAGCCTACAAAATGGCGATAGATGATGCCATGGATGATAAATTTGACGCACAAATTTATGAAAACGAAATAAATACACTAAAAAATCGTGGCTTTACGGATGGATATTTGGTGCATAGGCCTTATGAGAGAATAGATACACAAAATCACGTTAGTAGCCTAGAAGAGGGCACGCATCAGGTAAATGCAATAAGCGAAGATGGCGAGTTTTTCAAGTGTAAATATAAAATTTTTCCAGGCAATAGCTATGAGATCGTGGCTCCTACTGGATCGGTTATAGAAGATAGCGAGAATGAAATCTCAAAGGTTTATTCACAAGATGGCAAGAAATTTATCAAATTTAAGCAGCTCATCACCAAAAAAGGTAAGGTTATGAGTGAAATTCACAGTGGCAATGAAAATGAGATAAGTCTTGGTATTAAGCTACCAAAATTTAGCTTTTTGAGGGAGAAAATATGA
- a CDS encoding chemotaxis protein — MTQEELDALMAGGLEDDLGDTKDASQEVADVKEETDEVAEVAEAMSAKADEPQANSSKHGENYRVSADGVWPPPPPTEDHKMVHQLDDVTRDSEEKATQMFDKLETINNFFMDAESDSNSLKDAINSNIELFTTLSEKFPNIAAFSEALEKNNALLGTVDNIISNLQMGQDEIMMAMDMMQYQDIHRQKIERVINVMRALSKYMNTLFEGRIDDDKRVGSAVHIAGDTTTENLVSNDDIEALIESLGKK, encoded by the coding sequence ATGACCCAAGAGGAACTTGACGCACTTATGGCGGGCGGATTAGAGGATGATTTAGGTGATACTAAAGATGCCAGCCAAGAGGTCGCGGACGTCAAAGAGGAAACAGACGAGGTAGCAGAAGTTGCAGAGGCAATGAGTGCTAAAGCAGATGAGCCACAAGCAAATAGTTCAAAACATGGCGAAAACTACAGAGTGAGTGCAGACGGCGTTTGGCCACCACCACCACCGACTGAAGACCACAAAATGGTGCACCAGCTTGACGATGTGACAAGAGATAGCGAAGAGAAAGCTACTCAGATGTTTGACAAGCTTGAGACGATAAATAACTTTTTTATGGATGCTGAGAGCGACTCAAATAGCCTAAAAGACGCGATAAACTCAAACATCGAACTATTTACGACACTAAGTGAGAAATTTCCAAATATTGCCGCATTTAGCGAGGCTTTGGAGAAAAACAACGCACTTCTTGGCACGGTTGATAATATCATCTCAAATTTACAAATGGGACAAGATGAGATCATGATGGCTATGGATATGATGCAGTATCAAGACATCCACAGACAAAAGATCGAGCGTGTTATCAACGTTATGAGGGCGCTTAGCAAATATATGAATACCTTGTTTGAAGGTCGTATCGATGATGATAAGCGCGTGGGATCTGCTGTTCATATCGCTGGTGATACAACAACAGAAAACCTTGTCAGCAACGACGACATCGAAGCCTTGATAGAAAGTCTAGGTAAAAAATAG
- a CDS encoding histidinol-phosphatase: MTVDLHNHTPLCKHAVGEPREYVQNAIKAGTKYFGFSDHAPMNYDEAYRMSFDEMQGYEDEILHLRDEFSSEIEILLGYEMDFLDGFMDERVFARKVDYLIGSVHFFNGWAFDNPEFIGGYEGKDLDQIWQEYFDHVERSAKLGKFDIMGHIDLLKLFKFLPKKDVRILAKNAVNAIKEADLVVEINAAGFRKPIGEQYPSINLLELIAEKDITITFGSDAHAKEDIGKNGEICEQIARDLGYSKCAIFKNRDRELVKF; this comes from the coding sequence ATGACCGTCGATCTTCACAACCATACGCCACTTTGCAAGCACGCAGTTGGCGAGCCAAGAGAGTATGTGCAAAACGCAATAAAAGCTGGCACAAAATACTTTGGCTTTAGCGATCACGCACCGATGAACTACGATGAAGCTTACAGAATGAGCTTTGATGAAATGCAAGGATATGAAGACGAAATTTTACATTTAAGAGATGAATTTAGCAGTGAGATAGAAATTTTGCTTGGCTATGAGATGGATTTTTTAGATGGATTTATGGATGAGCGAGTTTTTGCTAGAAAGGTCGATTATCTAATAGGCTCTGTGCATTTTTTTAACGGCTGGGCATTTGACAATCCAGAATTTATCGGTGGCTACGAGGGCAAAGACTTGGATCAAATTTGGCAAGAGTATTTTGATCATGTAGAAAGATCAGCCAAGCTTGGCAAATTTGACATTATGGGGCATATCGATCTTTTAAAACTTTTTAAATTTTTACCAAAAAAGGATGTTAGAATTTTGGCTAAAAATGCAGTAAATGCGATAAAAGAAGCAGATTTAGTTGTTGAGATAAATGCTGCTGGCTTTAGAAAGCCTATCGGCGAGCAATATCCAAGCATAAATTTACTTGAGCTAATAGCCGAAAAAGATATAACCATCACCTTTGGCTCAGATGCTCACGCAAAAGAAGATATCGGTAAAAATGGTGAAATTTGCGAGCAAATAGCCAGAGATTTAGGTTATTCAAAATGTGCTATTTTTAAAAATAGAGATAGAGAATTAGTAAAATTTTAG
- the glnA gene encoding type I glutamate--ammonia ligase has translation MGKFVQNIDHFFDFCKENEVKFVDFRFTDLNGAWHSISYNIKAVTKENFINGIPMDASSMHGWQPIDKSDMIMKPEATTAFLDPFTSDITVVVFCDIYDIYKGQIYEKCPRSIAKRAMQYVKDSGLGDEAYFGPENEFFVFDNVKIIDSPNCAMYQVDSEEGEWNDATDFKDSYNTGHRPRRKGGYLMTQPIDSMVDLRAEMMQVLEQVGLEVFLGHHEVAQGQGEIGVKFGNLVEAADNVQIYKYVVRMVAHLNGKTVTFMPKPLYGDNGSGMHVHQSVWKDSKNLFYKEGNYANLSDFARHYIGGVLKHARSVAAFTNPSTNSYKRLIPGFEAPSILTYSSQNRSASIRIPYGAGEKSVRAEMRFPDSTANPYLAFSAMLMAGLDGVKHKYEPVGPMDENLFKLHLDEIRERGIEQLPHTLRGSLEALIRDNEYLKPIMTDLFIDTYQHFKFETQVWPYEARPTAYEFKTCFSC, from the coding sequence GTGGGAAAATTCGTCCAAAATATAGATCATTTTTTTGATTTTTGTAAAGAAAATGAAGTCAAATTTGTAGATTTTAGATTTACCGATCTAAACGGCGCTTGGCACAGCATAAGCTACAACATAAAAGCTGTTACGAAAGAAAATTTCATAAATGGCATCCCGATGGACGCTAGCTCTATGCATGGCTGGCAACCAATCGATAAGAGCGATATGATAATGAAGCCAGAAGCTACAACTGCATTTTTAGACCCATTTACTTCTGATATTACAGTTGTTGTTTTTTGCGATATTTACGACATTTACAAGGGTCAAATTTATGAAAAATGCCCTCGCTCAATAGCCAAAAGAGCAATGCAGTACGTAAAAGATAGCGGTCTTGGTGATGAGGCGTATTTTGGCCCTGAGAATGAATTTTTTGTCTTTGACAACGTCAAAATCATCGATAGCCCAAACTGCGCGATGTATCAAGTAGATAGCGAAGAAGGCGAGTGGAACGATGCTACTGACTTTAAAGATAGCTACAACACAGGTCATCGCCCACGCAGAAAAGGCGGCTACTTGATGACTCAACCAATCGACAGCATGGTAGATCTAAGAGCCGAGATGATGCAAGTTCTAGAGCAAGTTGGTCTTGAAGTCTTTTTAGGACACCACGAAGTTGCTCAAGGACAAGGTGAGATCGGCGTGAAATTTGGTAACTTAGTCGAAGCCGCCGATAATGTCCAAATTTATAAATACGTCGTTCGCATGGTTGCTCACCTAAACGGCAAGACAGTTACATTTATGCCAAAACCACTTTATGGCGATAACGGAAGCGGCATGCACGTTCATCAATCAGTCTGGAAAGATAGTAAAAATTTATTCTATAAAGAGGGCAACTACGCAAATTTAAGTGACTTTGCAAGGCACTACATCGGCGGCGTTTTAAAACACGCAAGGAGCGTTGCAGCCTTCACAAACCCAAGCACAAACAGCTACAAACGCCTAATCCCAGGCTTTGAAGCGCCATCTATCCTCACTTACTCTAGCCAAAACCGCTCAGCGAGCATCCGCATACCTTACGGCGCTGGCGAGAAGTCAGTTAGAGCTGAGATGAGATTTCCAGATAGCACAGCAAACCCTTATCTAGCCTTTTCAGCGATGTTAATGGCAGGACTTGACGGCGTTAAGCACAAATATGAGCCAGTTGGTCCTATGGATGAAAATTTATTTAAACTTCATCTTGATGAGATCAGAGAGCGTGGCATCGAGCAGCTTCCACACACACTTCGCGGTAGCTTAGAAGCACTAATTCGCGATAATGAATACTTAAAACCAATAATGACCGATCTTTTCATAGATACCTATCAACACTTTAAATTTGAAACTCAAGTTTGGCCTTACGAAGCGCGCCCAACCGCTTATGAGTTTAAAACTTGCTTCTCTTGCTAA